The following proteins are co-located in the bacterium genome:
- a CDS encoding efflux RND transporter permease subunit, giving the protein MTLGELVGRNRTAILGLTALLTVAGAIAAWAMPVAIFPEVAFHRITLIARAGDLPVAQTVTALTKPLENAVTTVPRVRTIRSLTTRGGSQLDLVFEWGSDMAGALQAVLGVADETVSELPPGTQFEGRLLDTSAFPIVSVALSASRRTLGELSDLAIYEVAPQMRTIPGVYRVDLDNAKIREYAITVDPAALAAHRLDLGAVEDAVRDGTTIAGAGQGVDGHELTLAVVRGPAAEPAALGDIVVATRDAATVPLAAVATVAPALREDFTRAAVEGEPAVLLGISRQPDGNAVAIAAAVRAHLAALARTHPDIRFRIVYDQADLVQEAIASVRDSIGVGLLLAVATLFFFIADLRATAVAAAVIPATVLISCLPLHVLGLSFNLMTLGGIAAGIGLILDDAIVVVENVSRHRAAGQSGEQATRRSLGEITHALLGSTLTPVLVLLPLGLLGGVPGAFFRPLAVTMSVSLLVSLGLALTFTPALADALAPRRARPMRHGPGDRLAAALSLLYARGLHWTLRHRAAAVGFGALLLAVSILAYQRIDSGFVPAMDEGAFVLDYWAPPGAALAETERMLDQVDAVLRDTPEVATFARRTGAELGFFLTASNRGDYSVQLRRQRRRSSEAVIEDVRERVEGQVPGLRVEFVQVLQDMIGDLSGNPSPIEIKLLGDDPAALRALAPQVAARISPIPGVVDEFDGVTAVGPTYDVDVDARRAALAGIDAAGVQRWLATAVSGSIVGQVLEGDRAIPLRVRYPLALQQRLRSLDGVTLTTPDGRLAPLTDIAHLRPGRVEVQHERENLRPVLRVTARLEGRDLGSATTAVRRALADVALPPGVSVELGGLYASQQEAFAQLVLVFAAAVAGVAALLLVEFGSVAAAAAIVLGSAMALSGSLLALWLSGTALNVSSVVGIIMVVGIVAKNGILLLDFAGRAEARLGRRDVALIEAGRVRLRPILMTTLAALAGLAPLALGIGAGAQMQQPLAIAILGGITVSMFCSLIGIPLLYILLSPRAAAARHHAPAGG; this is encoded by the coding sequence GTGACGCTCGGCGAGCTCGTCGGCCGCAATCGCACCGCCATCCTCGGCCTGACCGCGCTGCTCACCGTCGCCGGCGCGATCGCCGCCTGGGCGATGCCGGTGGCGATCTTCCCCGAGGTCGCCTTCCACCGCATCACCCTCATCGCCCGCGCCGGCGACCTGCCGGTCGCGCAGACCGTCACCGCGCTCACCAAGCCGCTCGAGAACGCCGTCACCACCGTGCCCCGGGTACGCACCATCCGCTCGCTGACGACGCGCGGCGGCAGCCAGCTCGATCTGGTGTTCGAGTGGGGAAGCGACATGGCCGGGGCGCTGCAGGCGGTGCTCGGGGTCGCCGACGAGACCGTGTCCGAGCTGCCGCCCGGCACCCAGTTCGAGGGCCGCCTGCTCGACACCTCGGCGTTCCCGATCGTCAGCGTCGCCCTGAGCGCGTCGCGACGCACGCTGGGCGAGCTCTCCGACCTGGCGATCTACGAGGTCGCGCCACAGATGCGCACCATCCCCGGCGTCTACCGGGTGGACCTCGACAACGCGAAGATCCGCGAGTACGCGATCACCGTCGATCCCGCCGCCCTGGCGGCGCACCGCCTCGACCTCGGCGCGGTGGAGGACGCGGTACGCGACGGCACCACCATCGCCGGCGCCGGCCAGGGAGTGGACGGCCACGAGCTGACGCTCGCCGTGGTCCGCGGCCCGGCCGCCGAACCGGCGGCGCTCGGCGACATCGTCGTCGCCACCCGCGACGCCGCCACCGTGCCGCTGGCCGCGGTGGCGACCGTCGCGCCGGCGCTGCGCGAAGACTTCACCCGCGCCGCGGTCGAGGGCGAGCCCGCCGTGCTGCTCGGGATCTCCCGCCAGCCGGACGGCAACGCCGTCGCCATCGCCGCCGCGGTGCGCGCCCACCTCGCCGCCCTCGCCCGCACCCATCCCGACATCCGCTTCCGCATCGTCTACGACCAGGCCGACCTGGTGCAGGAGGCGATCGCCAGCGTGCGCGACAGCATCGGCGTCGGCCTGCTCCTGGCGGTGGCGACGCTGTTCTTCTTCATCGCCGACCTGCGCGCCACCGCGGTCGCCGCCGCGGTGATCCCCGCCACCGTGCTGATCAGTTGCCTGCCGCTGCACGTCCTCGGCCTCAGCTTCAACCTCATGACCCTGGGCGGCATCGCCGCCGGCATCGGGCTGATCCTCGACGACGCCATCGTCGTCGTCGAAAACGTCAGCCGACACCGCGCCGCCGGCCAGAGCGGCGAGCAGGCGACGCGCCGCTCGCTGGGCGAAATCACCCACGCCCTGCTCGGCTCGACCCTGACCCCGGTGCTGGTGCTCCTGCCGCTCGGCCTGCTGGGCGGCGTGCCCGGCGCCTTCTTCCGGCCGCTGGCGGTCACCATGTCGGTCAGCCTGCTGGTCTCGCTCGGCCTCGCCCTCACCTTCACCCCGGCGCTCGCCGACGCCCTCGCCCCGCGGCGCGCCCGGCCGATGCGACACGGGCCCGGCGACCGGCTGGCCGCCGCCCTCAGCCTGCTGTACGCCCGCGGTCTGCACTGGACCCTGCGCCACCGCGCCGCCGCGGTGGGGTTCGGGGCGCTGCTGCTGGCCGTCTCGATCCTCGCCTACCAGCGCATCGACAGCGGCTTCGTGCCGGCGATGGACGAAGGCGCCTTCGTCCTCGACTACTGGGCGCCGCCGGGCGCGGCGCTGGCGGAGACCGAGCGCATGCTCGATCAGGTCGACGCCGTGCTGCGCGACACGCCCGAGGTCGCGACCTTCGCCCGTCGCACCGGCGCCGAGCTCGGCTTCTTCCTCACCGCATCGAACCGCGGCGACTACTCGGTGCAGCTCCGGCGGCAGCGCCGGCGCAGCTCGGAGGCGGTCATCGAGGACGTCCGCGAGCGCGTCGAGGGGCAGGTGCCGGGGCTGCGCGTCGAGTTCGTCCAGGTGCTGCAGGACATGATCGGCGATCTCAGCGGCAACCCGAGCCCGATCGAGATCAAGCTGCTCGGCGACGACCCGGCGGCGCTGCGCGCCCTGGCGCCGCAGGTCGCGGCGCGGATCAGCCCGATTCCCGGCGTGGTCGACGAGTTCGACGGCGTCACCGCGGTCGGCCCGACCTACGACGTCGACGTCGACGCTCGCCGCGCCGCGCTCGCCGGCATCGACGCCGCCGGCGTGCAGCGCTGGCTCGCAACGGCGGTCAGCGGCAGCATCGTCGGCCAGGTCCTCGAGGGCGACCGCGCCATTCCCCTGCGCGTCCGCTACCCGCTGGCGCTGCAGCAGCGCCTGCGCTCGCTCGACGGCGTCACCCTGACCACGCCCGACGGCCGTCTGGCGCCGCTGACCGACATCGCCCACTTGCGGCCCGGCCGGGTGGAAGTGCAGCACGAGCGCGAGAACCTGCGCCCGGTGCTGCGCGTCACCGCGCGGCTCGAGGGCCGCGATCTGGGCTCCGCCACCACGGCGGTGCGCCGGGCGCTCGCCGACGTCGCCCTGCCGCCGGGCGTGAGCGTCGAGCTCGGCGGCCTCTACGCCAGCCAGCAGGAAGCGTTCGCCCAGCTCGTCCTCGTCTTCGCCGCCGCCGTGGCCGGCGTGGCGGCGCTGCTGCTCGTCGAGTTCGGCTCCGTGGCCGCCGCGGCGGCGATCGTCCTCGGCAGCGCGATGGCGCTCTCCGGCAGCTTGCTGGCATTGTGGCTCAGCGGCACGGCGCTCAACGTCTCCTCCGTCGTCGGCATCATCATGGTGGTCGGCATCGTCGCCAAGAACGGCATCCTCCTGCTCGACTTCGCCGGGCGCGCCGAAGCGCGCCTCGGGCGGCGCGACGTGGCGCTGATCGAGGCCGGGCGCGTGCGCCTGCGCCCGATCCTGATGACGACGCTGGCGGCGCTCGCCGGCCTCGCCCCGCTGGCGCTCGGCATCGGCGCCGGCGCGCAGATGCAGCAGCCGTTGGCCATCGCCATCCTCGGCGGCATCACGGTCTCGATGTTCTGCTCGTTGATCGGCATCCCCCTGCTCTACATCCTGCTGTCGCCGCGAGCGGCGGCGGCGAGGCACCATGCGCCTGCTGGTGGTTGA
- a CDS encoding response regulator transcription factor: MRLLVVEDEAALARHLRRGLEEAAWTVDVCERVEDAWRLLLLNAYDLVVLDLGLPDQDGTELLRRLRAAGRSTPVLILTARGGVEDRIAGLNAGADDYLGKPFAFGELLARLNALLRRGHQRDLVSLQVADLILDVRRRQARRGERRIELTAREFSLLELLMRHADEVVTRSMLADHVWGERYDSLSNLIEVFINRLRRKLEADGAPRLLHTVRGAGYVLSAEPR, from the coding sequence ATGCGCCTGCTGGTGGTTGAGGACGAGGCGGCGCTGGCGCGCCACCTGCGGCGCGGCCTCGAGGAGGCGGCGTGGACGGTGGACGTCTGCGAGCGTGTCGAGGACGCGTGGCGGCTGCTCCTGCTCAACGCCTACGACCTCGTCGTCCTCGACCTCGGCCTGCCGGACCAGGACGGCACCGAATTGCTGCGCCGCCTGCGCGCCGCCGGCCGCTCGACGCCGGTGCTGATCCTCACCGCCCGCGGCGGGGTCGAGGACCGCATCGCCGGCCTCAACGCCGGCGCCGACGACTACCTCGGCAAGCCGTTCGCCTTCGGCGAGCTGCTGGCACGCCTCAACGCCCTGCTGCGGCGCGGCCATCAGCGCGATCTGGTCTCGCTGCAGGTCGCCGACCTGATCCTCGACGTGCGCCGCCGCCAGGCCCGGCGCGGCGAACGCCGCATCGAGCTGACGGCGCGCGAGTTCAGCCTGCTCGAGCTCCTGATGCGCCACGCCGACGAGGTGGTCACGCGCTCGATGCTCGCCGATCACGTCTGGGGCGAGCGCTACGACTCGCTCTCCAATCTGATCGAGGTCTTCATCAACCGCCTGCGCCGCAAGCTCGAGGCCGACGGCGCCCCGCGCCTGCTGCACACCGTTCGCGGCGCCGGCTACGTGTTGAGCGCGGAGCCGCGGTGA
- a CDS encoding HAMP domain-containing protein, which yields MRRPLRLRLVVSILALLLPGTVLAGWLLLRVFGDRLLRDLDVALAEEASTVAALIEQPLPPDGIAALVARIADETDLGVGKQVAVFAGTRLVAEAPAGAAARLAAPRALRVADAAAGALTVRIGVPATAASHATSRLRALLVFGVPATLLLLAVALWGITRRALRPLEDAAAAIERVGVGDLALRLPPPARDDEVGGIVVALNRMLDRLAAAVAQMQRLTADAAHELRTPIAVLRAGLEVALRRDRTAAEYRAALAEALHDSERLDRLAEELLALARLEGLPAPPAAPVNLAEMLHELADAYRPLGEPRRVGVEVVADAALPVHGTIADLYRLFTNLLDNALCHARPDGVVRVEAADGNGRVEIRVLDDGPGIPADELARVFDRFFRGRGEKRGGTGLGLSIARAIARAHGGEVTIANRLDGAGCIATVVLPMAAEEPT from the coding sequence GTGAGGCGTCCCCTGCGCCTGCGCCTGGTCGTCTCGATCCTGGCGCTGCTGCTCCCGGGCACCGTCCTCGCCGGCTGGCTCCTGCTGCGCGTGTTCGGCGATCGCCTGTTGCGCGACCTCGACGTCGCGCTCGCGGAGGAGGCGAGCACGGTGGCGGCGTTGATCGAGCAACCGCTGCCGCCGGACGGCATCGCGGCGCTGGTCGCCCGCATCGCCGACGAGACCGACCTCGGGGTCGGCAAGCAGGTCGCCGTGTTCGCCGGCACCCGCCTCGTCGCGGAAGCGCCAGCGGGCGCCGCGGCGCGGCTCGCCGCGCCCCGCGCGCTGCGGGTCGCCGACGCCGCGGCGGGGGCGCTGACCGTGCGCATCGGCGTCCCGGCGACCGCCGCGTCGCACGCCACTAGCCGCCTGCGCGCCCTGCTCGTGTTCGGCGTGCCGGCTACCCTGCTGCTGCTCGCGGTCGCGCTCTGGGGCATCACCCGTCGCGCCCTGCGACCGCTCGAGGATGCGGCCGCAGCCATCGAACGGGTTGGCGTCGGCGACCTCGCATTGCGCCTGCCGCCACCGGCGCGCGACGACGAGGTCGGCGGCATCGTCGTCGCCCTCAACCGCATGCTCGACCGGCTGGCGGCAGCGGTGGCGCAGATGCAGCGCCTCACCGCCGATGCCGCGCACGAGCTGCGGACGCCGATCGCCGTCCTGCGCGCCGGGCTCGAGGTGGCGCTACGCCGCGACCGCACCGCCGCCGAGTACCGCGCCGCGCTTGCCGAGGCGCTGCACGACAGCGAGCGCCTCGATCGCCTGGCGGAGGAGCTGCTGGCCCTGGCCCGCCTCGAAGGCCTGCCGGCGCCGCCAGCGGCGCCGGTGAACCTCGCGGAGATGCTGCACGAATTGGCCGACGCCTACCGGCCGCTCGGCGAGCCGCGGCGGGTGGGGGTGGAGGTCGTCGCCGACGCCGCGCTGCCCGTGCACGGCACCATCGCCGACCTCTACCGCCTGTTCACCAACCTGCTCGACAACGCCCTGTGCCACGCGCGCCCGGATGGTGTGGTGCGCGTCGAGGCCGCGGACGGGAACGGGCGGGTCGAGATTCGCGTCCTCGACGACGGCCCCGGCATCCCGGCCGATGAGCTGGCGCGCGTCTTCGACCGCTTCTTCCGCGGCCGCGGCGAGAAGCGCGGCGGCACCGGTCTCGGGCTGAGCATCGCGCGCGCCATTGCCCGCGCCCACGGCGGCGAGGTGACGATCGCCAATCGACTCGACGGCGCGGGCTGCATCGCCACGGTCGTCCTGCCCATGGCCGCGGAGGAGCCGACCTGA
- a CDS encoding VCBS repeat-containing protein: MRVPLSLALASLVSGAAGALSFDPPRPMPAPGHGAALATADFDRDGRVDVAIAVPDTNSVWVFLMRADGEPARVGPLRPGAAPSALLAADVTGDDRADLVVANDVDDTIALLAGRGDGSFAAPRVIATLLAPSGIASADFDRDGRPDLAVTSRYDDVVLVLRGTAAGGFAADPPIAVAGGPAGIAAADLDRDGAADLVVGVNIGDDAVWILRGTPGGGFAPPLRFATGAQPGTPLVRDLTGDGVPDIAVAATGDDAITLLPGRGDGSFAAPIRIPAGAFPTAVVAADFDHDGDVDLATANCLDDRIAVLRGSGGGFAPALELPTGPMPIALAAADLDRSRVPDLVSVDALAGGAALRRSTVDPGPACLGDCDDNHTVGIDELVRSVAIAVSGSSVAACLAADPDASATVTINELVAAVRNALEGCPGPR; the protein is encoded by the coding sequence GTGCGCGTGCCCTTGTCCCTGGCGCTGGCCTCGCTCGTCAGTGGCGCTGCCGGCGCGCTGTCGTTCGATCCGCCGCGCCCCATGCCCGCGCCGGGGCACGGCGCCGCGCTGGCGACCGCCGACTTCGACCGCGATGGCCGGGTCGACGTCGCGATCGCCGTGCCCGACACCAACAGCGTCTGGGTGTTCCTGATGCGGGCCGACGGCGAACCGGCGCGCGTCGGGCCCCTGCGCCCCGGCGCCGCCCCGAGCGCGCTGCTGGCCGCCGACGTCACCGGCGACGATCGCGCCGACCTGGTGGTCGCCAACGACGTCGACGACACCATCGCGTTGCTCGCCGGGCGCGGCGACGGCAGCTTCGCGGCGCCGCGGGTGATCGCGACCCTGCTGGCGCCGAGCGGCATCGCCAGCGCCGATTTCGATCGCGACGGTCGCCCCGATCTGGCGGTGACCAGCCGCTACGACGACGTCGTGCTGGTGCTGCGCGGCACCGCCGCCGGCGGCTTCGCCGCCGACCCGCCGATCGCGGTGGCGGGCGGGCCGGCCGGTATCGCCGCGGCGGATCTCGATCGCGACGGGGCCGCCGACCTGGTGGTGGGCGTCAATATCGGCGACGACGCGGTGTGGATCCTGCGCGGCACGCCCGGCGGCGGCTTCGCCCCGCCGCTTCGCTTCGCCACCGGCGCGCAGCCCGGGACGCCGCTGGTGCGCGATCTCACCGGCGACGGCGTGCCCGACATCGCCGTCGCCGCCACCGGCGACGACGCCATCACGCTGCTGCCGGGGCGCGGCGACGGCAGCTTCGCGGCGCCGATCCGGATCCCGGCCGGCGCCTTCCCGACCGCCGTCGTCGCCGCCGACTTCGATCACGACGGCGACGTCGATCTCGCCACGGCCAATTGCCTCGACGACCGCATCGCCGTTCTCCGGGGCAGCGGCGGCGGCTTCGCGCCGGCATTGGAGCTGCCCACGGGGCCGATGCCGATCGCGCTCGCCGCGGCCGACCTCGACCGCAGCCGCGTGCCCGACCTGGTGAGCGTCGATGCCCTCGCCGGCGGCGCCGCGCTGCGACGCAGCACCGTCGATCCGGGCCCCGCCTGCCTGGGCGATTGCGACGACAACCACACCGTCGGCATCGACGAGCTGGTGCGCAGCGTCGCCATCGCCGTGAGCGGCAGCTCGGTCGCCGCCTGCCTGGCCGCCGATCCGGACGCCAGCGCGACCGTGACCATCAACGAGCTGGTGGCCGCGGTCCGCAACGCGCTCGAGGGCTGCCCGGGCCCCAGATGA
- a CDS encoding HlyD family efflux transporter periplasmic adaptor subunit → MQVAAVERRSIAARLQATGETAALRSVRLASPVAGRVTAVAVQPGDRLAAGAVAARVLPQENEAALHGFGILAQAGALRPEERPAAARLARDLAGRDIALAAPFEGVVADRLHNPGEQVAPSDVLVELFDPRSLIVLAQVPLARSAEVRAGQPALVRLGGTTIDGRVAAVVTAVSPQSLTVPVRIALTAPAPVALLHAAADCHITVAVHDQALLVPSAALLADDRSEHGTVMVVADGVARRRAVRIGLRADDVVELFEGVAAGELVVVSGHYGLPDGAAVTPQAAATN, encoded by the coding sequence GTGCAGGTCGCCGCCGTCGAACGGCGGAGCATCGCCGCGCGGCTGCAAGCCACCGGTGAGACGGCGGCGCTCAGGTCGGTCCGCCTCGCCTCGCCGGTCGCCGGACGGGTGACCGCGGTGGCGGTGCAACCCGGCGATCGGCTCGCCGCCGGCGCGGTGGCGGCGCGCGTCCTGCCGCAGGAGAACGAAGCGGCGCTGCACGGGTTCGGCATCCTCGCGCAGGCCGGAGCGCTGCGCCCGGAGGAGCGGCCGGCGGCGGCGCGATTGGCGCGCGACCTCGCCGGCCGCGACATCGCGCTCGCCGCGCCCTTCGAGGGCGTCGTCGCCGACCGGCTGCACAATCCCGGCGAGCAGGTGGCGCCGAGCGACGTGCTGGTCGAGCTGTTCGACCCGCGCTCGCTGATCGTCCTCGCCCAGGTGCCGCTGGCGCGCAGCGCCGAGGTGCGCGCCGGCCAGCCAGCGCTGGTGCGCCTCGGCGGCACGACCATCGACGGCCGCGTCGCCGCCGTGGTCACCGCCGTCAGCCCCCAGAGCCTCACCGTGCCGGTGCGCATCGCGCTGACCGCGCCGGCGCCGGTTGCGCTGCTGCACGCCGCCGCCGACTGCCACATCACCGTCGCCGTCCACGACCAGGCGCTGCTGGTGCCGAGCGCGGCGCTGCTCGCCGACGACCGGAGCGAACACGGCACGGTGATGGTCGTCGCCGACGGCGTGGCGCGCCGCCGTGCGGTGCGCATCGGCCTGCGCGCCGACGACGTCGTGGAGCTGTTCGAGGGCGTCGCCGCCGGCGAGCTGGTAGTGGTCAGCGGCCACTACGGGCTGCCGGACGGCGCCGCGGTGACGCCGCAGGCGGCGGCGACCAACTGA
- a CDS encoding TolC family protein: MLRPALVALVLLAAHTAAALLPVEDCVRLALARSPATQAAAADLRAAQARVRAARAAYWPKLTGQAQYGHSEGYDEAITNGGVTLLGLAIEAPLLDGGERAAALAAARARVTSARALARQRQADVAFAVRSTYFAALAEQADAAIYRRAGDALADYRALLERQVELGLAPSSDLPRAALALETARSAVRAADAALGAAAQELSQLTGVTVEATALTAPAASPPLPVDDDAIEASPVLADARASAEAARRDADVARSEGRGHLGLNADGGFLGVNPAPTFRDNGGGEFLFGFTMPLFDGGAIAARTAAATAASASAEANVGQVRQDLVIALTHARADAQRAGADTVAWQRLQPAADDALLLMRARYFGGGGATLVDVLDALDQTIAARAAVVRSQLDQRMAAAAVEQLLGRGME, encoded by the coding sequence ATGCTGCGCCCTGCCCTCGTCGCGTTGGTGTTGCTCGCCGCCCACACCGCCGCGGCGCTCCTGCCGGTCGAGGACTGCGTGCGCCTGGCCCTCGCGCGCTCGCCGGCGACCCAGGCGGCGGCCGCCGACCTGCGGGCGGCGCAGGCACGAGTCCGGGCGGCGCGCGCCGCGTACTGGCCCAAGCTCACCGGGCAGGCGCAGTACGGCCACTCGGAGGGCTACGACGAAGCCATCACCAACGGCGGCGTCACCCTGCTGGGCCTCGCCATCGAGGCGCCGCTCCTCGACGGCGGCGAACGCGCCGCCGCGCTCGCCGCGGCGCGCGCCCGCGTCACCTCGGCGCGCGCGCTCGCCCGGCAGCGGCAGGCGGACGTCGCCTTCGCGGTGCGCAGCACCTACTTCGCCGCCCTGGCCGAGCAGGCCGACGCCGCCATCTACCGCCGCGCCGGCGACGCCCTGGCCGACTACCGGGCGCTGCTCGAGCGCCAGGTCGAGCTCGGCCTGGCGCCCAGCAGCGACCTGCCGCGCGCCGCGCTGGCACTGGAGACGGCGCGCAGCGCCGTCCGCGCCGCCGACGCCGCCCTCGGCGCCGCCGCCCAGGAGCTCTCGCAGCTCACCGGCGTCACGGTCGAGGCGACGGCGCTGACCGCGCCGGCCGCCAGCCCGCCACTGCCGGTCGACGACGACGCCATCGAGGCAAGTCCGGTCCTCGCCGACGCCCGCGCCAGCGCCGAGGCGGCGCGCCGCGACGCGGACGTGGCGCGGAGCGAGGGCCGCGGCCACCTCGGCCTGAACGCCGACGGCGGCTTCCTGGGCGTCAATCCCGCGCCGACCTTCCGTGACAACGGCGGCGGCGAGTTCCTCTTCGGCTTCACCATGCCGCTGTTCGACGGCGGCGCCATCGCCGCGCGCACCGCGGCGGCGACCGCCGCCAGCGCCAGCGCCGAGGCAAACGTCGGCCAGGTGCGCCAGGATCTCGTCATCGCGCTCACCCACGCCCGCGCCGACGCGCAGCGGGCCGGCGCCGACACCGTCGCCTGGCAGCGCCTGCAGCCGGCCGCCGACGACGCCCTGCTGCTGATGCGCGCCCGCTACTTCGGCGGCGGCGGCGCCACCCTGGTCGACGTCCTCGACGCGCTCGATCAGACGATCGCCGCCCGGGCGGCCGTGGTCCGCTCGCAGCTCGACCAGCGGATGGCGGCGGCGGCCGTGGAGCAACTGCTCGGCAGAGGCATGGAATGA